One Paenibacillus sp. FSL H7-0737 DNA segment encodes these proteins:
- a CDS encoding MFS transporter: MNEKVGMNDKIVMPLWTMCLFIVVMNTTMFNVSLPTIIQDLQISADLGSWVISSYSIGYALSTVIYSRLSDLVPIRKLLTIGLITLGTASVFGLFAHDFNMLLITRILQSAGAGSMAGLGLVLASRYVPIERRGAAIAMISAGSAMAFGLGPIVGGVISQYFGWNGLFGITCLVLIVLPVLLRLLPKEQPQPASFDILGAALTVVNAASLLVAVTTQSLVWLAVGVVSIIVHAVHLKKAKESFINPQLLTMPGYLKLVAVGFCILVLNLGNLFLMPLALANLFDKSALMIGLYIAPGALLSAFLTRYVGRFIDRYGNIRFLVIGHCILAAVMAVFALNLSVSPVVLLLGYLCFSPAFSATMASLNNETSIVLPRTWIGSGMGLLQLVQFFGGSVSVAVCGLLLHAQRDISPAKAYQHVYGVLLLVCLCSLGILLLYRRSNAKRKVGQSMHA; the protein is encoded by the coding sequence ATGAATGAGAAAGTAGGAATGAATGATAAAATTGTCATGCCATTATGGACGATGTGCCTCTTTATTGTAGTGATGAACACAACGATGTTTAATGTATCGCTTCCAACCATTATTCAGGATCTCCAAATTTCTGCTGACCTAGGCTCATGGGTCATTTCCAGCTATTCGATTGGATATGCGTTGTCGACGGTTATTTATAGCCGGTTATCAGACTTGGTGCCGATTCGCAAGCTCTTGACCATTGGCTTAATTACGCTTGGGACAGCATCAGTGTTTGGATTGTTCGCACATGACTTTAATATGCTATTGATTACAAGAATCCTACAATCTGCGGGCGCCGGATCTATGGCTGGATTGGGGCTTGTACTCGCCAGTCGCTATGTTCCGATTGAAAGACGCGGTGCTGCTATTGCGATGATCTCGGCGGGTAGTGCAATGGCCTTTGGTTTGGGTCCTATTGTGGGAGGTGTCATCAGCCAGTACTTTGGCTGGAACGGATTGTTCGGCATAACTTGCCTTGTGCTTATCGTGCTGCCGGTATTGCTGCGGTTATTGCCTAAGGAACAGCCACAGCCTGCAAGCTTTGACATCCTGGGGGCGGCGCTGACCGTTGTAAATGCTGCAAGTTTACTGGTAGCTGTAACTACCCAGTCGCTTGTATGGCTTGCGGTGGGTGTAGTGTCTATTATCGTGCATGCCGTACATCTGAAGAAGGCCAAGGAATCATTCATTAATCCGCAGCTGCTTACCATGCCGGGTTACTTGAAACTGGTTGCCGTAGGCTTTTGTATTCTGGTGCTGAACCTAGGGAACTTGTTCCTGATGCCGCTTGCGCTCGCTAATCTGTTCGATAAATCAGCGCTGATGATTGGTTTGTATATCGCACCGGGAGCGCTATTATCTGCATTTCTGACCCGTTATGTGGGACGTTTTATTGATCGGTACGGTAATATACGCTTCTTAGTGATTGGACATTGTATACTTGCAGCCGTTATGGCTGTGTTTGCCCTGAATCTTTCTGTATCACCTGTAGTACTGCTGCTAGGTTATCTATGCTTCTCTCCCGCTTTCTCAGCTACGATGGCATCCTTAAACAATGAAACTTCTATAGTTCTTCCAAGGACTTGGATTGGTTCTGGTATGGGACTTTTACAACTGGTTCAATTCTTCGGAGGCTCTGTATCTGTTGCAGTCTGCGGGCTTTTGCTGCATGCGCAGCGTGATATCTCCCCTGCAAAAGCATATCAGCATGTATACGGCGTGTTGCTCCTCGTTTGCTTGTGTTCGTTAGGAATTCTTCTTTTATATAGACGTTCTAACGCCAAGAGAAAGGTTGGGCAGTCTATGCACGCCTAG
- a CDS encoding CdaR family transcriptional regulator, which translates to MKISKSLAGQIAQEMMSVVPYNINVMDENGFIVGSGDLKRVGTLHEGARIAIQSGHVFEVYEDGIGMKPGVNEPIIIDRKVLGVVGITGHPDEVRPFSKLVRVTTILLIEQEARNKQEQDDRVKRVKFYHELSYRKEAYDLEFLERASSYGLDLKKKCWAILVDGDVNGKEFRSVFRSYPHYWNLENDKAVFFITDGFLYKELIGKLSACGDVRRIGSGEAEELAAYSLEQAQAAIHIGSRVDPLKKLYTYAELRFLIHLSYEGDERPGTIYALLDQSGDKTGLIETLQVFIAENGDHNRTVQKLNIHRNTLNYRLNRIHTLTGKNPRNYIELFELVCGLMWRK; encoded by the coding sequence ATGAAGATATCCAAATCACTCGCAGGACAAATCGCACAGGAAATGATGAGTGTAGTTCCTTATAACATTAATGTTATGGATGAGAACGGCTTTATTGTAGGGAGTGGAGATCTAAAACGGGTTGGGACCTTACATGAGGGAGCGAGAATAGCCATTCAAAGTGGGCATGTCTTTGAGGTATACGAGGACGGCATTGGAATGAAGCCAGGGGTGAATGAACCCATTATTATAGACCGTAAAGTTTTGGGTGTGGTAGGCATTACGGGACATCCGGATGAGGTTAGACCGTTTAGCAAGCTGGTCAGAGTTACTACCATATTACTTATAGAGCAGGAAGCAAGGAATAAGCAGGAACAGGATGACAGAGTAAAGCGTGTGAAATTTTATCATGAATTGTCTTATCGTAAAGAGGCGTATGATCTTGAATTTCTAGAACGGGCGAGTAGCTATGGGCTTGATCTGAAGAAGAAATGCTGGGCCATCCTGGTAGATGGAGACGTGAATGGGAAGGAGTTCAGAAGCGTTTTTAGATCCTATCCGCATTACTGGAATTTGGAGAACGACAAGGCTGTTTTTTTCATCACAGATGGATTTCTCTATAAAGAGCTGATAGGAAAGCTTAGTGCTTGCGGTGATGTGAGACGGATCGGCTCTGGCGAGGCAGAGGAGTTAGCCGCTTATTCGTTGGAACAGGCACAGGCGGCCATTCATATTGGCAGTAGAGTCGATCCACTCAAAAAACTATATACCTATGCAGAATTGAGGTTTCTAATACACTTATCCTATGAAGGGGATGAGCGGCCAGGGACGATTTATGCTCTTCTGGATCAGTCGGGAGACAAGACGGGTCTGATTGAAACACTGCAAGTATTTATTGCGGAGAATGGAGATCATAATCGAACGGTACAGAAGTTGAATATTCACCGAAATACACTGAATTACCGACTTAACCGCATTCATACATTGACGGGTAAAAATCCACGCAACTATATAGAGCTGTTCGAACTGGTATGTGGATTGATGTGGCGCAAGTAA
- a CDS encoding glycerate kinase family protein, producing the protein MKKDLVIVLAPDSFKESMTAKEACEAMERGIHKVNSNINCIHVPMADGGEGTMQSLVDATEGTVYTTKVKGPLGNEVSASYGITGDGLTGVLEMASASGIQLVSPEERNPLITTTYGTGQLIKACLDRGVSKLLIGIGGSATNDGGAGLVQALGGRLLDEEGDELIFGGGELGRLARIDLSEFDPRLKDVQVEVACDVTNPLCGPTGASNVFGPQKGATSEMIKQLDSNLQHYASVIKEQLGNDIMDMPGAGAAGGLGGGLVVFLNGVLKKGIELVIDYTGLEEKVQQADMVWTGEGSIDFQTQYGKTPLGVAQVAKKYNKPVLAFAGRIGDQTEVLYDKGIDAIFGIMPGAASLEDALKKGQENLERSAENVARLVALNQG; encoded by the coding sequence ATGAAAAAAGACCTGGTTATCGTTCTGGCACCGGATTCTTTCAAAGAAAGTATGACAGCTAAAGAAGCTTGTGAAGCCATGGAAAGAGGCATTCATAAAGTGAATTCTAATATAAATTGTATTCATGTACCTATGGCGGATGGCGGCGAAGGAACGATGCAGTCCTTAGTCGATGCAACCGAGGGCACCGTATATACTACTAAAGTTAAAGGCCCTCTTGGCAATGAAGTTAGCGCATCCTACGGAATTACAGGTGATGGATTGACAGGCGTACTGGAAATGGCCAGCGCGAGCGGCATTCAGCTGGTATCCCCTGAGGAACGTAACCCTTTGATTACAACAACTTACGGAACAGGACAATTAATCAAAGCCTGTCTGGACCGTGGTGTCAGCAAACTGCTAATAGGTATCGGAGGTAGTGCCACCAATGATGGAGGTGCCGGGTTGGTTCAAGCGCTAGGCGGCAGACTTCTGGACGAAGAAGGGGATGAACTGATATTTGGCGGCGGTGAGCTTGGCAGATTAGCAAGGATCGATTTGAGTGAATTTGACCCTCGCCTGAAGGATGTGCAGGTTGAAGTGGCCTGTGATGTTACGAATCCATTATGTGGTCCGACCGGAGCTTCTAATGTATTTGGTCCGCAAAAGGGTGCTACTTCAGAGATGATCAAACAGCTCGACAGTAATCTTCAGCATTATGCGAGTGTCATCAAGGAACAGCTTGGAAACGATATTATGGATATGCCTGGAGCTGGTGCAGCCGGTGGACTTGGTGGAGGGCTGGTAGTGTTTTTAAACGGAGTGTTAAAAAAGGGCATTGAGCTTGTCATTGACTACACCGGACTTGAAGAAAAGGTGCAACAGGCTGATATGGTGTGGACCGGGGAAGGAAGCATCGACTTCCAGACTCAATATGGCAAGACACCGTTAGGCGTTGCCCAGGTCGCTAAGAAATATAATAAACCCGTGCTAGCCTTCGCGGGACGGATCGGCGATCAGACAGAAGTGCTGTATGATAAAGGAATCGATGCTATTTTTGGCATTATGCCAGGTGCGGCTTCATTGGAGGATGCCCTGAAGAAAGGGCAGGAGAATCTGGAAAGATCCGCTGAGAACGTGGCCCGGCTAGTCGCACTGAACCAAGGTTGA
- a CDS encoding GntP family permease — MEGTVINWMGAVAGLILAVVLIFKKVNPVYALFLGAIAGGILGGASIAETVQYIIDGTNSVMGAVVRVLAAGVLAGVLIESGAAERMAETIVDKLGEKKALLSIALATMIITAVGVFITVAIIIVAPIALSVGKKIGISKTALLLALVGGGKAGNIISPNPNTIAVAKGFDVDLAQVMIHGFIPAVAGLIVTVIIANLLVNKGVKIADGDVVTKEEDTSKVKPSFGRAIVAPVVAILLLAINPVGNILNIELLKSFKVDSMIILPLAGIIGLIAMKQTKNIISFTTSGLNKMTGTAIILIGAGAIAGIISKSDLSATVVDAITAMGISGTFLAPIAGILMAAATASTSTASIVAAGSFGPAILSMGTAPLNAAIMVHTGATVIDHLPHGNFFHVTADSVKMNIKDRMSLIPYESLVGLTMAIVATILYGFIL; from the coding sequence ATGGAAGGCACAGTAATTAACTGGATGGGCGCTGTTGCAGGATTGATATTAGCCGTCGTATTGATTTTTAAAAAGGTTAATCCGGTCTACGCACTCTTTTTAGGCGCAATTGCCGGAGGGATATTGGGCGGCGCTTCTATTGCGGAAACGGTACAGTATATTATCGATGGAACGAATAGTGTAATGGGGGCAGTTGTACGTGTACTCGCGGCAGGTGTGCTGGCGGGGGTACTGATTGAATCAGGTGCAGCCGAACGAATGGCTGAGACCATCGTAGACAAGCTTGGTGAAAAGAAAGCCTTATTGTCTATAGCACTAGCTACTATGATTATTACAGCAGTTGGTGTATTCATCACGGTAGCCATCATTATCGTCGCTCCGATTGCTTTGTCTGTGGGTAAAAAAATCGGCATTTCCAAAACAGCCTTACTACTCGCTCTGGTTGGTGGCGGTAAAGCAGGTAATATTATTTCTCCAAACCCAAATACCATTGCCGTAGCGAAGGGCTTTGATGTAGATTTGGCTCAGGTGATGATCCATGGGTTCATCCCAGCTGTTGCGGGTCTGATTGTCACTGTTATTATTGCTAATCTCTTAGTCAACAAAGGTGTGAAAATCGCAGACGGCGATGTTGTAACGAAAGAGGAAGATACCTCTAAGGTTAAACCAAGCTTCGGCCGTGCTATCGTCGCTCCAGTTGTCGCTATTCTGCTTCTGGCCATTAATCCGGTCGGAAATATTCTGAATATCGAATTGCTGAAATCCTTTAAAGTTGACTCTATGATCATCTTGCCTCTTGCCGGTATTATTGGACTGATTGCTATGAAACAGACGAAGAACATCATTTCTTTTACAACCTCAGGGTTAAATAAAATGACAGGTACAGCCATTATCCTGATTGGTGCTGGTGCTATCGCTGGCATTATCTCAAAGTCTGACTTAAGTGCTACGGTTGTTGATGCAATTACAGCTATGGGGATCTCAGGAACCTTCCTTGCTCCGATTGCAGGTATCTTGATGGCGGCCGCTACAGCGTCCACATCTACGGCTTCCATTGTGGCAGCCGGATCGTTCGGGCCCGCTATTCTATCTATGGGGACAGCGCCACTTAATGCGGCGATTATGGTGCATACCGGGGCTACAGTGATTGATCATCTGCCACATGGTAACTTCTTCCACGTCACTGCGGATTCCGTTAAGATGAACATCAAGGACCGGATGTCACTGATTCCTTACGAAAGTCTCGTGGGTCTGACAATGGCTATCGTTGCTACTATACTTTACGGCTTCATCCTATAA
- a CDS encoding nucleobase:cation symporter-2 family protein — protein sequence MLSKQKVFTLGLQHVLAMYAGAVIVPLIVGGALKLNGTQMAYLIAADLFTCGLATLLQIMGTKYFGSRLPVILGCTFTAVGPIIAIASTHNLATAYGAIIISGLFVVLAAPLYGKLLKFFPTIVTGSVVTIIGLSLIPVAMNNVAGGEGSADFGQPRNLLLALITLLVILAVNRFATGFLRSISVLVGLVVGTAIAYGMGIVNFSTVGDASWVSIAQPFYFGWPEFSLTAIFTMIIVNIVSMVESTGVYFAVGKVIDQKVEQKQIVNGLRSEGVAIMLGGIFNAFPYTAFSQNVGLISLSRIKTRNVIFAAGGIMIVLGLLPKLAALTTIVPNAVLGGAMIVMFGSVAVSGISILSDVDLRKDGNLLIAACSIAVGLGSATLPAMFAELPEFARMLLQNGIVSGSLTAIVLNIVLSKTKDDVQVEDNTVPVLAKESQVS from the coding sequence ATGTTAAGCAAGCAAAAGGTATTTACGTTAGGTCTTCAGCATGTCCTAGCCATGTATGCAGGAGCAGTAATTGTACCGCTGATTGTTGGGGGTGCCTTGAAGCTAAATGGGACTCAAATGGCTTACCTCATCGCAGCCGATTTGTTCACTTGCGGATTGGCTACACTGCTGCAAATAATGGGCACCAAGTATTTTGGTAGCAGGCTCCCAGTTATTCTTGGATGTACCTTTACAGCTGTTGGCCCGATTATTGCGATTGCCTCGACACATAATCTGGCGACTGCGTACGGTGCGATCATTATTTCCGGTTTGTTCGTTGTTCTTGCGGCCCCGCTTTATGGGAAGCTGCTGAAGTTCTTCCCGACCATTGTAACGGGTTCTGTCGTGACCATTATCGGGTTATCTCTTATTCCAGTAGCCATGAATAACGTTGCTGGCGGAGAAGGCAGCGCTGATTTTGGACAACCCCGCAATTTGCTGCTTGCACTAATTACACTACTTGTCATTTTAGCAGTTAATCGTTTCGCCACTGGATTCCTGCGCTCGATCTCAGTTCTGGTAGGTCTTGTGGTGGGTACAGCGATTGCTTATGGAATGGGTATCGTTAACTTTTCTACGGTAGGTGACGCTTCTTGGGTAAGCATCGCACAACCGTTCTACTTCGGATGGCCTGAGTTCAGTCTTACTGCAATCTTCACTATGATCATCGTTAATATTGTTAGTATGGTGGAGTCTACTGGGGTTTATTTTGCAGTTGGTAAAGTAATTGATCAGAAAGTTGAACAGAAGCAGATCGTAAACGGACTGCGTTCCGAGGGAGTAGCAATTATGCTGGGCGGAATCTTTAATGCTTTCCCATACACTGCTTTTTCTCAAAATGTGGGTTTGATTTCGCTGTCTCGCATTAAGACCCGTAATGTTATTTTTGCCGCTGGCGGGATCATGATTGTACTAGGACTCCTACCTAAGCTGGCTGCCTTGACGACGATTGTACCGAATGCCGTACTTGGTGGAGCCATGATTGTCATGTTCGGATCGGTTGCCGTTTCCGGGATATCCATTCTATCCGATGTGGATCTCCGTAAGGATGGTAATCTACTGATTGCTGCTTGTAGTATTGCTGTTGGCTTAGGTTCAGCGACACTTCCTGCAATGTTCGCAGAGCTGCCTGAATTTGCCCGAATGCTGCTACAGAACGGTATCGTATCCGGTTCGCTTACAGCGATTGTGCTGAACATTGTCCTCTCCAAGACAAAGGATGATGTGCAGGTAGAGGATAACACTGTACCTGTTCTTGCTAAGGAATCTCAAGTCTCCTAA
- a CDS encoding xanthine phosphoribosyltransferase gives MKVLQERIRQEGLILSDTVLKVDSFLNHQVDTELALQIGQEFKKLFGHQPITKVITIEASGIQFAMATAIALGVPFVYAKKKKAVTLSEAVYSAPVHSFTRQEDYLVSVSQKYLGPDDKVLIVDDFLATGAALVGLVDIVKEAGAKLLGVGCVIEKSFQEGRSLLENRGIEVHALARIASMSPGEIHFIDNESSLEKIKESAGC, from the coding sequence ATGAAAGTACTTCAAGAGCGCATTAGACAAGAGGGTCTTATTTTATCAGATACGGTACTGAAGGTAGATTCATTTCTGAATCATCAGGTCGATACGGAGCTAGCGCTGCAAATCGGTCAAGAGTTCAAAAAGTTGTTCGGTCATCAACCGATCACGAAAGTAATTACTATTGAAGCTAGTGGGATTCAGTTTGCCATGGCTACTGCGATTGCATTAGGTGTACCGTTTGTTTATGCGAAGAAAAAGAAAGCAGTAACGCTCTCAGAGGCTGTCTACTCAGCGCCTGTACATTCCTTTACTCGCCAAGAGGATTATCTGGTCAGTGTCTCTCAGAAATATCTTGGGCCGGATGACAAGGTGCTTATTGTGGATGATTTCCTCGCTACTGGTGCTGCTCTTGTAGGACTGGTTGATATCGTAAAAGAGGCGGGAGCAAAGCTCCTTGGCGTCGGTTGTGTCATTGAAAAGAGCTTCCAGGAAGGCCGGAGCCTTCTGGAGAACAGAGGCATAGAAGTCCATGCCTTGGCCCGTATTGCATCTATGTCACCAGGTGAAATTCACTTCATTGATAATGAAAGCTCATTAGAGAAAATCAAGGAGAGTGCGGGATGTTAA
- a CDS encoding sugar-binding transcriptional regulator — MDRKEDKKLLIKIAQMYYEQNLTQSEISNELGIYRTTISRMLKRVREEGIVTITINYDIGDHCTLEQELKERFGLKEAIVVEVDPAQSGVNKRKAIGQACARWLEQVVQPKDTIGFSWGSSLAAVVDNLTLGQRPFVTCVPTVGGPSGKMESGYHVNNICYQAALKWGARSLMIDVPAITEQKETRDQLMRSQYYQTIAKAWDRLDIAIFGIGSPEIKGEEAWRGFYGDAVIDELEDGKVAGDICSRFYNGNGLPVRTAISDRTLTIELEQIRRARYAIGVAESLEKVSGILGALNGGYMNVLVTTEETAQKILE; from the coding sequence ATGGATCGAAAAGAAGACAAGAAGCTGCTCATTAAGATTGCACAAATGTACTATGAGCAGAATTTAACGCAAAGTGAAATTTCTAATGAACTTGGCATATATCGCACCACCATAAGTAGGATGCTGAAGAGAGTCCGTGAAGAGGGCATCGTTACAATCACCATCAATTACGATATTGGAGATCATTGTACACTGGAGCAGGAATTGAAAGAACGGTTCGGGCTGAAGGAAGCCATTGTTGTAGAGGTAGATCCAGCCCAGTCAGGGGTGAACAAACGTAAAGCCATTGGACAGGCTTGTGCAAGATGGCTGGAGCAAGTGGTTCAGCCGAAAGATACGATTGGGTTCTCTTGGGGAAGCAGCTTAGCTGCCGTTGTAGACAATCTGACCCTCGGACAGAGGCCTTTTGTAACCTGTGTTCCTACGGTGGGTGGTCCATCTGGAAAGATGGAGAGCGGATACCATGTCAATAATATCTGCTACCAAGCTGCCTTAAAGTGGGGTGCGCGCTCATTAATGATTGACGTGCCAGCGATCACGGAGCAAAAGGAAACCAGAGATCAACTGATGCGTTCGCAGTATTATCAGACCATTGCCAAGGCATGGGATCGGCTGGATATCGCTATATTCGGCATTGGATCACCGGAAATTAAAGGCGAAGAGGCATGGCGTGGATTTTATGGCGATGCTGTGATTGATGAGCTGGAGGACGGGAAAGTAGCTGGTGATATTTGCTCGCGTTTTTATAACGGCAATGGATTGCCTGTACGCACAGCAATATCGGACCGAACGTTGACCATTGAGCTGGAGCAGATCAGGCGAGCGAGGTACGCTATTGGTGTAGCGGAATCGCTGGAGAAGGTTTCTGGGATCTTGGGCGCGCTAAATGGCGGGTATATGAATGTGCTCGTAACGACCGAAGAAACGGCGCAGAAGATCTTGGAGTAA
- the rpiA gene encoding ribose 5-phosphate isomerase A: MGFRKKSCAVEALKYIENDTTIGLGGGSTISYLIGNIKEADLRVKVVTPSFTTASLCVQNGLQVVPTWSVDRIAVAFDGCDEVDEQLHALKSGGGIHTKEKLIASMADHYILLVDETKLVNKLTFKHPVALEILMDALSYVQHSVKSLGGKPEIRTSASKDGYTVSDHGNVLLDVFFDKVEDSTALQTELKAINGVIETSLFTKEVTSALVAGSNGIKVISK, encoded by the coding sequence ATGGGCTTTAGAAAGAAAAGTTGCGCCGTAGAAGCTCTAAAGTATATTGAGAACGACACAACCATTGGTTTAGGTGGGGGTAGTACGATTTCCTATTTAATCGGGAATATTAAAGAAGCAGATCTTCGAGTAAAGGTAGTGACCCCCTCCTTCACTACAGCTTCACTCTGTGTCCAAAATGGATTGCAGGTTGTACCCACTTGGTCCGTTGACCGAATAGCTGTTGCTTTTGATGGCTGTGATGAGGTGGATGAGCAACTGCATGCGCTTAAGAGTGGTGGCGGCATTCATACGAAAGAAAAACTGATTGCTAGTATGGCGGATCATTATATATTGCTGGTAGATGAAACTAAACTTGTGAACAAGCTAACCTTCAAGCATCCCGTAGCATTGGAAATTCTTATGGATGCTCTTAGTTATGTTCAACATTCCGTGAAATCGCTGGGCGGCAAGCCTGAGATTCGAACAAGCGCAAGTAAAGATGGGTATACGGTCAGTGATCATGGCAATGTGCTGCTGGATGTCTTTTTTGACAAGGTAGAGGATAGCACTGCTCTTCAAACTGAACTCAAAGCCATTAACGGGGTCATTGAGACCTCCCTATTCACGAAAGAAGTTACCTCAGCACTTGTGGCTGGTTCAAATGGAATCAAGGTAATCTCTAAGTAA
- a CDS encoding Gfo/Idh/MocA family protein: protein MNNLKWAIIGPGSIATEFAAALNDIGGTLYAVGSRTLEKAQAFASQYGAEKAYGNYSEMLQDPEIDVVYISTPHSNHYEYIIESLQNNKHVLCEKAITVNSKQLQEIAELAKQKSLVVAEAMTIYHMPLYKKLRKIVDEGKIGRLKMVQVSFGSHKEYDVNNRFFSKDLAGGALLDIGTYALSFTRFFLSKQPQEILTTVKRFETGVDEQSGIILNNDADEMAIISLTMRSKMPKRGVVAGELGFITVDNFPRASTATIQYLDGTLETIEAGDTSKALQYEIEDMQRYIAANSNQETLKLSLDVMDIMSNVREQWGIKYSFE, encoded by the coding sequence ATGAACAATCTGAAGTGGGCAATCATCGGCCCGGGAAGTATCGCTACTGAATTTGCGGCTGCTCTAAATGACATCGGCGGAACTTTATATGCGGTAGGATCACGAACCTTAGAGAAAGCCCAGGCGTTCGCGAGCCAATATGGAGCGGAGAAGGCTTATGGCAATTACAGCGAAATGCTGCAAGATCCAGAAATTGATGTCGTCTACATCTCAACACCACATAGTAACCACTACGAATACATCATAGAAAGCTTGCAGAATAACAAACATGTCCTCTGTGAAAAGGCGATCACCGTAAATAGCAAACAACTGCAGGAAATCGCCGAGCTTGCTAAACAAAAAAGCTTAGTCGTCGCAGAGGCTATGACCATCTACCATATGCCACTGTACAAAAAGCTACGGAAAATCGTGGATGAAGGTAAGATCGGACGCCTCAAAATGGTGCAGGTCTCCTTTGGCAGCCATAAAGAATATGATGTGAACAACCGTTTCTTCAGCAAAGATCTGGCGGGCGGAGCGCTGCTGGATATTGGGACGTATGCCTTGTCCTTCACAAGATTCTTCCTGTCCAAACAGCCACAGGAAATTCTAACGACAGTGAAACGTTTTGAGACAGGCGTCGATGAACAATCCGGAATCATTCTGAACAACGATGCGGATGAAATGGCGATCATCTCCCTTACCATGCGCTCCAAAATGCCTAAACGCGGCGTCGTTGCTGGAGAACTTGGCTTTATTACTGTAGACAATTTCCCACGGGCCTCTACAGCTACAATTCAATATTTAGATGGCACCCTAGAAACGATCGAAGCCGGCGATACTTCCAAAGCGCTACAATACGAAATCGAGGATATGCAGCGCTATATCGCGGCAAACAGCAACCAGGAAACCCTCAAGCTCTCCTTAGATGTCATGGACATTATGAGTAATGTTAGAGAACAATGGGGAATCAAATACAGCTTCGAATAA
- a CDS encoding MFS transporter codes for MLLNQKRSTLALLALAISAFAIGTTEFISVGLLPLIADDLNIPLTTAGLTVTLYALGVTFGAPILTSLTTAISRKTLLLIIMIVFIIGNSLAAAADSITILLIARVISALSHGLFMSIASTIAADLVPENRKASAIAIMFTGLTVATVTGVPLGTFLGQQLGWRAAFIAIIAIGLIALIGNLILVPATGLRKGTRTPLREQVKLVKNGRLLLAFAITALGYGGTFVVFTYLSPLLHQISGFKESTVAIILLVYGIAIAIGNVIGGKLANRNPMNALFYMFAIQAVVLFVLTFTAPFKVAALLTIFFMGLLAFMNVPGLQVHVVTLADRYAPSARDVASALNIAAFNAGIAIGAYLGGIVTDHMGLIHTTWVGAIMVLSAVFLTAWSRALEKKDETLLQSEAA; via the coding sequence ATGTTGTTAAACCAAAAAAGAAGTACCCTGGCACTCCTGGCTTTAGCCATTAGCGCCTTTGCGATCGGAACCACCGAGTTTATCAGTGTAGGGCTGCTGCCTTTAATCGCTGATGACCTGAATATACCGCTGACCACAGCTGGATTAACTGTTACTTTGTACGCTTTAGGGGTAACCTTTGGCGCCCCAATCTTAACGTCGCTGACCACGGCGATATCGCGCAAAACATTATTGCTTATCATTATGATTGTATTTATTATCGGCAATAGCCTTGCCGCGGCTGCGGACAGTATTACAATTCTGCTAATAGCTAGAGTAATATCTGCCCTTTCGCATGGTCTGTTCATGTCGATTGCTTCGACCATTGCCGCCGACCTTGTGCCTGAGAATCGTAAAGCCAGCGCTATTGCGATCATGTTCACAGGGCTAACCGTAGCTACTGTTACCGGTGTGCCACTGGGTACCTTTCTAGGGCAACAGTTAGGCTGGAGAGCTGCATTCATCGCCATTATTGCCATCGGGCTTATAGCGCTTATCGGTAATCTGATCTTGGTCCCTGCCACAGGGCTGCGCAAAGGAACCCGAACACCGCTTCGCGAACAAGTCAAACTCGTGAAGAACGGACGGTTACTGCTTGCCTTCGCAATCACTGCTTTAGGGTATGGAGGTACCTTTGTAGTCTTTACTTATTTATCTCCACTTCTTCATCAAATCAGCGGTTTCAAAGAGAGTACCGTTGCCATCATCCTTCTTGTTTATGGCATAGCGATCGCCATCGGCAACGTCATTGGAGGCAAATTAGCCAACCGTAACCCTATGAATGCCCTCTTCTACATGTTTGCTATACAAGCTGTTGTACTGTTCGTCTTAACCTTTACCGCACCCTTCAAAGTGGCTGCACTACTTACGATCTTCTTTATGGGATTGTTAGCCTTCATGAACGTACCTGGTCTACAAGTACACGTAGTTACACTTGCAGATCGATATGCTCCGAGTGCGCGAGATGTGGCATCTGCGCTGAATATTGCTGCTTTTAACGCTGGCATTGCCATCGGGGCCTATCTTGGCGGTATCGTCACGGATCATATGGGACTGATTCATACCACTTGGGTGGGTGCTATAATGGTTCTGTCCGCTGTATTCCTAACCGCTTGGAGTCGTGCGCTGGAGAAGAAAGATGAGACTCTTCTCCAGTCTGAGGCTGCTTAA